One Chaetodon trifascialis isolate fChaTrf1 chromosome 13, fChaTrf1.hap1, whole genome shotgun sequence DNA segment encodes these proteins:
- the sult6b1 gene encoding sulfotransferase 6B1, whose product MSDSTASLESRVEMGKDISEEDKLYRYKGVLYPLIVCPEDHLKHLESFKAREDDIMLVAYPKCGFNWMVGVLRKIIAAAKGINMESMMPPLIEFFGPDVLKTVEDAPSPRFLGTHMHPDNIPSSFYTKKTKMMVVFRNPKDTLVSYYHFFKTNPVLPSGQSWETFYSNFMSGDVPWGSYFDHTLAWEKRLDDPNVMVVTYEELKQDLSKSIRLISTFFGCSLTEAQVQQITEASSFKAMKQNASFSHTLGDSIFRKGEVGDWKNHFTAEQSQKMDDAFHKHLAGTRLGAKLNYQQYCQ is encoded by the exons ATGAGCGACTCAACCGCCAGCTTGGAGTCCAGGGTAGAGATGGGGAAGGACATCAGCGAGGAGGACAAGCTGTACAGATACAAGGGGGTGCTGTACCCCCTCATCGTGTGTCCCGAGGATCATCTGAAGCATCTGGAGAGCTTCAAGGCCCGAGAGGATGACATCATGCTGGTGGCTTATCCAAAATGTG gttttaACTGGATGGTCGGGGTGCTGAGGAAGATCATTGCAGCGGCCAAAGGGATTAACATGGAATCCATGATGCCTCCGCTGATCGAGTTTTTTGGACCAGATGTCTTAAAG ACTGTGGAGGACGCTCCCTCTCCGAGGTTTCTGGGGACTCACATGCACCCCGACAACATCCCGTCCTCCTTCTacacaaagaaaaccaaa ATGATGGTGGTCTTCAGGAACCCTAAGGACACTTTGGTCTCCTACTATCATTTCTTCAAAACCAACCCGGTCCTCCCATCTGGACAGTCCTGGGAAACTTTCTACTCCAACTTCATGAGTGGAGACG TGCCCTGGGGCTCATACTTTGACCACACTCTGGCCTGGGAGAAGAGGCTGGACGATCCCAACGTCATGGTGGTCACCTATGAGGAGCTGAAACAG GACTTGAGCAAGAGCATCCGTCTGATCTCCACCTTCTTTGGCTGCAGCCTGACGGAGGCTCAGGTCCAGCAGATCACAGAGGCGAGCTCCTTCAAGGCCATGAAGCAGAACGCCTCCTTCTCGCACACTCTGGGAGACTCCATCTTCAGAAAAG GCGAGGTCGGGGACTGGAAGAACCACTTCACAGCAGAACAAAGCCAAAAGATGGACGACGCCTTCCACAAACACCTGGCAGGAACGAGGCTGGGAGCCAAACTCAACTACCAGCAGTACTGTCAGTAG